One Ranitomeya imitator isolate aRanImi1 chromosome 4, aRanImi1.pri, whole genome shotgun sequence genomic window, AGGGCTGGCTCATAGCCTCTAGATTTCCGGTTCCACTGGAGAGGAGGTTTTGTGTTCTTCTCTGAGTgcctgaccactgactgccatcagctcagcagttacctgtgttcccctgtgatgttAACAGGGCACAGCTCTTCTTTCTgtgcaactctgtgaagtaacagagttcgcttataccgccatatagtgccgtcatttgctagcagcagattcctcctgcacagtggaccccgggctgtgaacacacCAATAAAGCATCTatgtttactcggtgcgttccactagccttaacagcttgttgcaaactttaaacaacactttttatagatatctttgagaaatggctttcttcttgccactcttccataaaggccagatgtttgtagtgtatgactgattgttgtcctatggacagactgtcccacctcagctgtagatctctgcagttcatccagagtgatcatgggcctctcggctgcatctctgatcagtcttctccttgtttgagatgaaagtttagagggacggctgggtcttggtagatttgcagtggtatgatactccttccatttcaatatgatcgcttgcacagtgctccttgggatgtttaaggttttggaaatcattttgtatccaaatccggctttaaacttctccacaacagtatcacggacctgcctgttgtgttccttggtcttcatgatgctctctgtgctttaaacagaaccctgagactatcacagagcaggcgcatttatacggagacttgattacacacaggtggattatatttatcatcattagtcattaaggacaacattggatcattcagagatccacaatgaacttctggagtgagtttgctgcactgaaagtaaaggggccgaataatattgcacgccccacttttcagtttttgaatttccacaaatatttaaaataaccaataaatttgattcaacttcacaattgtgttccacttgttgttgattcttcaccaaaaatttacatttggtatctttatgtttgaagcctgatatgtgggaaaaggttgaaaagttcaagggggctgaatactttctcaaggcactgtatatatgtccccctgcATAGACCTGTACAACCTAAATCCTCTAGAAATGGGCACATTTATTTGACTGGAATTAAATTCTACACACATTTTACATATAGTAGAATCCTCATTCCCATTCATTCAGAtttatactcacctcgctgcttatcTCTCTGGTTGCCCCTGCTGCTCCCTACCTTCTGTCCATTTCTCTGCACCTTTTTTGTGTTGGTTCTTTGACCGGTGTTCAATCTGGACCAAGGCTTCCGTCCACGTACAGAACTTGGAGTTCCATGCGCATGCCCTGGAGCCTACTCGTGTCTGATAGAAGCATATGGCACATTAAAGGTGCTTAGAACTGGACAGCAAATAGGAAGCAGCAAGGATGTAAGGTGAGAATGTCTTTTTAGCTTTTTTTCTGGCAACAGCCTCTCTGGCCACCACCTCCACTACCTGTCCGCTGTCCAGTCCCCTCTGTGAATAACCTCTGCTAATCAAATATTCTGATAAAATGTGTGTGGACAGGATAATTTAATGTTTTTCAGATCTGCTCATCTCAAATACCCTCTGTTCAATTAATGACTAGATGGTTTGGAATCAATTTACAAGGTTCAAGATCTTCAACCAATGGAACCGGTAGAGAGGAAAGTTGGTCTGATGACCTTTATTCACAGATATCCAGCCTTTACATTCTTCATAAATTGGAGAATGCTATCTCCATAACTCGGCCACCTCTATGATAAAGTATAAGGAGAATGCAGTAACAAAACATCAGGAAAGGTGGTCGTTAGACCCCTTTCTTTTGATTTAAATCCAATTTTAATGATCCTTACACATGGCTGCTTTGGCTACTCATTAGCACCCTGCAGCTAGACCTCTAGAAAATAATTCTTGGGAAGCAGGGATGGACCATCAGATCATTTGGTTTTAGTACTGCTTTGAAGAAGAATGAAGAGCATGTAATTTAAGCTGTTCCATTTCATGCTGCCACAATGGAAGTCACTTCATTAATTCAACTTTCTTACCCATAAACAGATGAAGCAAAGGTTAttattagggttgagtgacttttctttttataggatcgggtcgggtttcacgaaatccgactttttcaaaagttgggtcgagtgaaatcggccgatcctatagaaaagtcggggtcggggtcggccgaaacacgaaacccaatgcagtgcattgggtttccaatggttcccagggtttgaaggagaggaaactctccttcaggccctgggatccatatttaagtgtaaaataaagaatcaaaataaaaaatattgatatactcaccctcggacgcgccctggttctcaccggcagccatccttcctaagaatgagcgcctgaaggaccttcgatgatgtcgcggcttgtgattggttgcgtgagcggtcacatgtgcgtcacacgaccaatcacaatccgcgacgtcatctaaggtccttcaggcgctgattcttaggaaggaaggctgcaggttagaaccagggcgagtccgagggtgagtatatacctattaggaatatactcaccctcggacgcgacctcggacgcttccttcctaagaattagcgcctgaaggaccttagatgacgtcgcggcttgtgattggtcacgtgacgcccatgtgaccgctcacgcgaccaatcacaagccgtgacgtcatcgaaggcccttcaggcgctcattcttaggaaggaaggctgccggtgagaaccagggcgcatccgagggtgagtatatcaatatttttttatttttattctttattttaaacttcaatatgaattccgataccaattcccgatatcttaaacatatcggaactcggtatcggaattccgattccagatcagaaaatcgccgacctcatggccgaccccacacaggggtcgggtcgggtttcatgaaacccgactttgccaaaagtcggcgacttctgaatctggccgacccgtttcgctcaaccctagttattataaTTCACAATGAACCATCTTGATAATTTTTCATGAAAGATTATCTCACTTAAGGGGAACAAGATAATTTAACATTGCATAAGTCACTGGCCGATGTCTAGTTAGGTGTTGAGTTACACTGTTTTGTGCCATTAGCCCAGTGTTATCTGAATCAAGTTTACCTTTGATTGATCTGTACATCCTACTTTTTTCATTCTGTTTTTTTAGTTGCAGATTGTTGCTCTTCCGATGAACCCTTTGGGATACGTAAAACTAGAATCTGCACCTGGAAACCTGAATATCTGCATTCAGATGGCCAAAGACATGTCTACATTTGTTGCTAGCCTTCCGGTGTTTCTGAATGAGCAGAGGAACATGACCATAGAGGTGAGAGAAATCATAAATTTAAGTCGAGCAATAACATAACTTTCATAACTGGATTCTCTTAATGGTACCAGCTGAGTATGGAGTCTTTTGACAAAGCTTCTTAGGAGAAAAGTCCACAATTATCTCACATCCCACCCAAGAGGACTCATTATCCTTATAGGTCAATgcaaaccctttaatgagtcttgcaacttGATTACAAGACAGTTATTTATGTGTGCTTGCTCCTCATCAGTATAGAAATGAATCTAGCTGATTAGCAAACCCTGGAGTAAACTTTGAGGAAGTTCTCTTTAAGGAGAAAAGTTGAGTATGTGTCTTATTCCTCGGTAGTGGGGTATTTTCCATCCATTCTGTCATGCACCATTTCTATGGCATCTCTCCAGTATTCACCGCAGCCTATATTATGTCTTCATACTATATCTCTTGTGTACTAAGAACAATTTTCTTCTTCTCATCCCGGAGATACTAACCATGAACGGGTCTCATCAAATTGCCAAAATAATAAGTGAGAAAGAAGGGAGATCTGCCCAGTTTGTCTTCTCTGAATATTTGGATTGCTGTGCAAAAACTGTAATCCTCGGGGCTTTCCTTTACTTGGTAAGTATGTTTACAGCATTTATTTATTATACGTCTAAGTTATTAGTTATGTTTATAGGatactagaatgttagagttggaagggaccttcaggGTCATCGTGGTCAACACcaagctcaaagcaggattcactaaactatctcagacagatgtcgtGACTGCAGGTATGCACTTTTTATACATGTGGTCACGGGTGGACTAGACATGCAGAGCCTTGCTCAATGCGAGTGTATTGAGTGAGACCAGACAAGTTTAGTTGGAATGTGtcaggaaatatgcaaattgcatacttgtggtgACATTGCTAGAGATGGTCAAACCTATGGATGCTCAAATGAATGGGGCGCCAGAACATCCAGAGGTTCCCAAACTGTCATCTTTGAGGCAGCGCAGGAAACACAAGCACTGATCAGTGGTAAACGTATGTTACCACCATTGACAGAGCTGCGGTACCCatgatgtcacacagatgacaacaTCTGAGCCACCAGCCGTGACTGGCGGTAAAAAGGTTACAgccttcagctgtctgctttagcttggttagTTATCAAGAATGGTGGGATTTCATGCCATtttctaaataatttatttaaataacataaaaaactgcatgaggacccctctatttttaTAGCAAGGCAAGATAAAGCTTACACCTAAGGGCTGCAATCTGCTGCTGTCAGCTTTACTTGCGCTGGTTATCAATAAGGCTagcttcacattgcattagtgggtatccgctaacggaatccgttacatagcgccactaacgcaatgtaacggatccgttagcgcacccattgaccgcaatgtatgtaatgcATCCCTAACGCATGTCATTATTGGCATGTGTTAGCGATGCTCCGTTATTTTGTGACAGAcctcagcgtttttgggtccgttctcgctagcgcagatcgggcatctgtgctagcgcgatcgcataacgcgatccctttttggacattgcgttaacgcagtccgttagcatgtgcgctaaacggactgcactaacgcaatgtgaacctagcctgattttttttatttaattcaattTTTTTGCATTGTGCACtgaccaatcacagccatgcccaaacttgacatggctgtgatggcgCCAGAAGTGCCCACACAGCAAAAAATGTATTGATTGGCTGCGCTCCAGCTTTTTAACAAGCTTTGTTCAGTCTGCCAAACCTGATCAGTAAAATGGACATCCGGTAGAAATCCATGTTCGCGATCCATGCACAGACTCCGAATGTTACCgtccaggttcgcccatctctaggcaCGACCAGCCATTCCCAGCGCCGACACTGGAAAATTCCCATAGTgcgtagtggacaagccctttaagtaaTCAGAGACTTCTGCCTCTTGATTTAAAGTAGTTGTTCAGCCCCCGGCTACAAGTCTTTAGTCACTCAAAGGCATTGTGAGCAAAAAGTGACATTGGCACCATTAAATGCTGCTAACATGAGTGCAGACCCACAATATCCCACGATGAAAATTTACCACAGAAATCAAGAAGACCGTTTACTTTGTAAATTGGCATAGGATTTTTCTGGTGCATTAAAATGTTATATGAAAATATCATTAGACTATGATCAAAATTAGTTTTTTTAATGAGTTTTGCAACAGAAACTCTCCACAGGTGATTGCACGCAGAATCTTACTTGTGGAGTTTTCAAGGCACAGCTTCATAGTtatgtaggttgaaaaaagacctaggtccgtcacgttcaacctttctccactttTTGCCACAAATGTAacgataacccgcaatgttatgtgtatccagGAACATATGTCGTGTGTCCGGCCCTTTtataagctgttatagtgtctggaaTCATGGGCTAAGTACCTATCAATAGAAATATGTCCGATGGCTATAATATTATCCATCAAACAACATTTGGGGAATGGTGAGAGAAatggaaggaaggaaaggaaaacCACATCTAAAAAGAACCAGAGTAAGCAGGGACCTGTGGAATATGGAGTCATCTAATCATTATTATCGGTTTTTCTGCGTTTTAGAACTTTCGTCTCCATCAGATGTCAAGGGTGGAGAATACTTCAATGAATTTTCAAGACATAGAGCTTGTAGACGGTGTGGATCGATGTGGTTCGAGCGGCCAACCTTTCGGAATACAGAGGGGTGCAGATGATTCTAATAACAGAATTGGCCGCTGCTGTAAATGTGGCCCTGAATGCATGAAGATCTTGTGTGGTCTAGGCGGTGTTATTTTCTTCTGTGCGAATCTCGCCAGTTGCTGCATTAATTGGATGAgactctggcgaatgtgtgttcgaTCTTGATTGCATTTGGACCCTTTGAGAATAAAAAAAATGGTCTTATTTTTGTCCATGAGGTGTGGAAAGCTTCAGCAATTTTTAGAGACATAccttggacatttttttttttaccagttccCAAGATCTTCACGTGAGACACATTGTCAAGAAATGATGGAAACCTAGAAAAGAAAATGACTACTTTTCAGTCCACATGTCGTTTGGGACCTGTGTGCTACAGGTTGCCAGGACCAAGAAGACATTCTTTCTGATCATTGTGAGGTTACGATTAGGTAATTACATTTTAATTTTTGGAGAGGAGGTGGTGGGTGGGCAGAAATTTTGAAGAGTCACAtaattatgcacaacatagcacagaaaaaaaaccatggataagacaggtgagatgaagcagaattaccatgagtgataaacagttatgtccataaatattggaccagttcttagataaggattgttttattgtcctgattGGGGTCTGGGTCTGTTGTGGTgagccctcatagtctgaggggcaagttcctaagttgatgtaaaaagatataaatccatgcaacacattcattcctctactaaggctgtcaaaggtcgtcatcagtttatattcccagactcttctgtctctcttagatttgaagctaccttttaacacaagtaatttcatgtccataatgttatgatttgggaaacaaaaatgtattgccacaggtagatccattcttttttctcttattgcgtggcagtgagaattcattcttgttctaagattTTGCCCTGTCtctcccacatacagacccccagttggacatttagtgcaaataattaggtacaccacattagcttcaaatctaagagagacagaagagtctgggaatataaactgatgacgacttttgacagtcttagtgcaggaattaatgtgtcgcatggatttatggctttttacatcaactaaggaacttgcccctcagactatgagaggTCAtcacagaccccaatcagagggcaATTAAACATTTCTTATCTAAGAaccggtccaatatttatggacataaatgtttctcactcatggtaattctgcttcatgtcacctgtcttatccatgttttttttctatactatgttgtgcataaatatgtgattctttagaATTTCTTTTAGTTTCACCTGATGAAGacgcctgtgtagtctcgaaagctgcaatttgttaccatcttttcagttagccattaaaaggtatcaaccactgaggactctcaattctaaatatttttcgaaattGTGAAAACATTCGTTAGGTGTTTTGGATATTTTGCCTGATGATCAGCACATGAATAAAAATCCAATATAGTTTGTGAATTTTTTATATCATCAATGAACAGTCATCCATTGACCCATTATCATCTTAAGAACCTGTTGTAAAAACGAGCCTTAGTGATTTTATCTGCCTTTATGTTCCCGGTATTTGCACCATGTCAATAAAACAATTCATTTGGAGAGCCAGGAACCTGAGTTATTTTTGGGAATAAACTTTTTAATGGGGCCCCTTGTGTCTGTCAATACTATACTCCAGTGAAAGCCAGCTCATGAGAGACGATGATTTTTGCACTTCTATGTGTATAGCACaagtaggctggggtcacacttgtgagttcaatgcgagaaactcacgctagtctctcgcatcaagtcttgGCACTGCCGCCGGCTCACGGGACCGGAGGGTTCgggtgcatagaaatacatgtagccgcatgctccagtcctgagtgccggcggcagtgccgggtattgatgcgagagactcgcgtgagttaatTGCATTGaagtcgcaagtgtgaccctggccgtaTTCAGACAATTGCTGCTTCAAGTATAAAACACAATAAAAAGTGAAAATAAAAGTATTTGAacctatgaaaaaaataaaaaaacacaagttcaaattCTCTTCTTTCCCACTGAaaattaaataattgaaaaaagattaaaaaataaatatcgtattttttggattataagacacacctttcccccaaatttggggagaaAATGGAGGTGCTTCATATAATTTGAATATACCTTACCTACTGCGGTGGACCGTAGTCCAagagtcgctgctggaggaggcaagagtggctcGTTGCTGCAGGCTGcacgctgggatgagggggtgttaggAGGTGTGACACTGTGGGTGTTTGGTGGTGTGGGGCTCCACTGACATTTTGTCAAAGCCCAGAACCCCTGTACTTCCATCGTACATTGcgatggactccaggaaaatggctgtcaggagcagcgcatgcacagatggaaatTTCGGCACCaagatgagatctcagcagcaaccctgggaccctgcttcaccgcagACAGCACCAactgtaagcaataagacgcatggattgtaagaagcacgcccactttatttaaaaaaagttttttgttccccatttttctcctcaaaatttagggtgcgtcttataatccggtgcatcttataaaccTCAAAATacggtaatgactctatataatatatgagtttcactttttgtcttagagaactgaaataaattaagttttgatgatattctaattttgtgagaagctcctgtatatatatttttgcgattgctgcattcagaaaaatccgatctataaaaatataaaaataaatttatCCCATACATTTTTTCTTAAAACATAAGACTTACGGGTTCTTTTTGGacgcaataaaaacatcagctcaaagTGCAAAATTTAAGCCCTCAACCGGCCCCATATGCTGGTAAGTGAAAACATTACGGGTCtcgaaaaatggcaacaaaagcaaaaaaaaaaattttcatacaAATTTCCACAACTTAAAAAAATCCTGTACATATTTAGTATCTGCGCACTAGTATTAACCATGAGATTAATATTTCCTGCACAGTTTTACTAagtaatgaacatggtaaataaaaaagctccaaaacaattgtacaaatgcgcatttttttgccatttcaaagcacttggaattttgtttcccatTTACCATATactatgtggtagaatgaatgATGAGTTTCAAAATTATAACTTGTTCTGCAAATAACCAAGCCCTCATATGgtatattgatggaaaagtaaaaaaaagaagttatggctcttggaagatcgggaggaaaaaacgaaaaccAAAATGAAACATTGGCCGGCGGTGAAGAGGCTAATATACtttgggatttatttatatcccagagcttagtaaatgtaaaaaaaaaaaaaaagaaatgatgctCTCCTCATCGCTTACCTGTTTGGTCCCTCTGTTGTTTGCTGCCCACCATCTATTCCTCCTCTTTGTGCCATTGTGGGCTGCATCTCCTGGCCTGCTCTCTCGAGGTCTTGACTTCCAGCCACAAACAGACCTTCAAAGATCACGGCAAATGACACGGTGAACACCCCGTCCCTGAGGACCGGACGACGGGCAATGAGTAGTGCTGCCTGCTGTACACACTCGTTCTTTCAGCAGTCACACCTGTTACCGGGTTTCTCTGTAGACCATGACTTGTGATGGGAAGTTATCTCCATGGCTTGGTCGTGGCTGGAAGCTGAGGGGACACacaggtgagcagtgaggtgacCATTATTTAGGTTTACTTTTGGCTGGCAACCATTTAGCAGAATCCAAGCTGAGTGCGCATACACACATCTGTACAGACTTTTTGTATATCCTAGTAGAATTGAGTTCTACTTGAATAACGTCACTCATCTCTACAAACAGTCCCACCAGTTGAAGTCTTACAGTGTGCTGACAAAATACAGCATGAGAACACTGTGCATCTCTAGAGAGGCGGCATCTACACATTAGACCACATGATGAGGATCAAGGGAGAGAATTGTTATCATGTTGAGCTCAAACTGAGAATAAAGTGTGTGGGTGGGAGATCAGGGGACTAAGGGGTAACATTGCTCCTTGTGATGAGCGACAATCCAAGCTAGACATGTCAGAGTGAagggacttataagccatgcatgctcctctgcacAGGCACTTTATtatgagggcaatctgggctaccTACCAGGGCTCGAGGTTGCGAGGGGTCCATGACCAGTTTGCCCTCATTACAATGTCCCTGCAGGGACCCTTCCTGGAGCTCTGCTGACAGGATCTCCCGTAGGCTCTGCTGTGACGTGCAGCACAATGATATCATCATCCGACACGCACCAGCATATACGCGCGGGCCACTAGTAGAGTTGGAGCCTCATGGACCAGAACACAGCGCCGGGGGAACGGGAGCGAGGTGAATATAtgtgtttatttttaataaatatgtGTATGagatgtgtgtctatatatatatatatatatatgagctatgtgatggcttgtactgtatataggttgctatGTGGGGGTTTTATGCTGCATATAGAGAGTTATATAGGTGCTCATAATGTATATTCAAAGCTTGTGAAGGCTCGCACTATATATAGGAGCATATGGGAGCTCATATTGTTTATAGggagctatgtgcgggctcatactgcatataggagttATGTAGGGGCTCACACTTTATATAGAGGCTAtgcgtgggctcatactgtatataagaggctatgtttgggctcaaactgtatataggcaGCTACATGCAGGCTTTTACTTTATGTAGGGGCTACatacaggctcatgctgtatataggaggctatgtgcgggctcatactctatatagtaAACTATATGGGGGCTCAAAATATATATAGGAGCTATgagcgggctcatactgtatagagaAAACTATATTGGGGGCTCAAAATGTATACaggagctatgtgtgggctcatgctgtatataggaggctatgtgcaggctcatactctACATAGAAAAATATATGGGGGCTCACAATGTATACaggagctatgtgtgggctcatactgtatataggaggctatgtgtggactcttactgtatataggaggctatgtgcaggcttatactctatatagaaaactatatgggggctcacaatgtatacagcagctatgtgtgggctcatactgtatataggaggctatgtgtggactcttactgtatataggaggctatgtgcaggcttatactctatatagaaAACTATATGGGGGCTCACAATGTATACaggagctatgtgtgggctcatactgtatataggaggctatgtgcaggcttataatctatataggggctacatacaggctcatgctgtatataggaggctatgtgcaggcttatactctatataggggctacatacaggctcatgctgtatataggaggctatgtgggaagtcatactgtatataggaggctatgtgcaggcttatactctatataggggctacatacaggctcatgctgtatataggaggctatgtgcaggcttatactctatataggggctacatacaggctcatgctgtatataggaggctatgtgggaagtcatactgtatataggaggctatgtgcaggcttatactctatataggggctacatacaggctcatgctgtatataggaggctatgtgcaggcttatactctatataggggctacatacaggctcatgctgtatataggaggctatgtgggaagtcatactgtatataggaggctatgtgcatgcttatactctatataggggctacatacaggctcatcctgtatataggaggctatgtgcaggcttatactctatataggggctacatacaggctcatgctgtatataggaggctatgtgggaagtcatactgtatataggaggctatgtgcaggcttatactctatatagggctacatacaggctcatgctgtatataggaggctatgtgggaagtcatactgtatataggaggctatgtgcaggcttatactctatatagggactacatacaggctcatgctgtatataggaggctatgtgcaggcttatactctatataggggctacatacaggctcatgctgtatataggaggctatgtgcaggcttatactctatataggggctacatacgggctcatgctgtatataggaggctatgtggggagtcatactgtatataggaggctatgtgcaggcttatactctatataggggctacatacaggctcatgctgtatataggaggctatgtggggagtcatactgtatacaggaggctatgtgcaggcttatactctatataggggctacatatgggctcatgcagtatataggaggctatgtgcaggctgatactctatataggggctacatacaggctcatgctgtatataggaggctatgtgggaagtcatactgtatataggaggctatgtgcaggcttatactctatataggggctacatatgggctcatgctgtatataggaggctatgtggagactcttactgtatataggaggctatgtgcaggcttatactctatataggggctacatacgggctcatgctgtatataggaggctatgtggggagtcatactgtatataggaggctatgtgcaggcttatactctatataggggctacatacgggc contains:
- the LOC138677390 gene encoding uncharacterized protein — its product is MTNEYESPPIQTQSQPQWQYADAYHDMHAPSISSVPRELENLTKVQEIIFKDEVFQTRDGKTFLSVHQEVLNSKTTLYLHLRDSYNKDIVRLDLIPNVEAGGQNSYLQIVALPMNPLGYVKLESAPGNLNICIQMAKDMSTFVASLPVFLNEQRNMTIEILTMNGSHQIAKIISEKEGRSAQFVFSEYLDCCAKTVILGAFLYLNFRLHQMSRVENTSMNFQDIELVDGVDRCGSSGQPFGIQRGADDSNNRIGRCCKCGPECMKILCGLGGVIFFCANLASCCINWMRLWRMCVRS